One segment of Sulfobacillus thermosulfidooxidans DSM 9293 DNA contains the following:
- a CDS encoding DUF423 domain-containing protein, with protein sequence MVSIFLVLGSVMALLSVALGAFGAHALKNRLDSTRLANYQTGVQYQMYHAGGLIVTGLLSHIIAQSTLLTWAGWLFLAGIVLFSGSLYILSISGQKRWGMVTPFGGLAFIIAWAFLAVVASHIV encoded by the coding sequence ATGGTCTCAATATTTTTGGTTCTTGGCTCCGTTATGGCCCTTTTATCGGTCGCTCTTGGGGCTTTTGGCGCTCATGCCCTCAAAAATCGATTGGATAGTACGCGCTTGGCCAATTACCAAACGGGTGTACAGTATCAAATGTATCACGCGGGAGGACTCATCGTTACGGGGCTTCTCAGTCATATTATTGCCCAGAGCACTTTGCTCACCTGGGCTGGATGGCTTTTTCTTGCGGGGATTGTCTTGTTTTCCGGTAGTTTATATATATTATCTATTTCGGGTCAGAAACGATGGGGAATGGTAACCCCTTTTGGCGGACTGGCGTTTATTATAGCGTGGGCCTTTTTAGCAGTGGTGGCTAGCCACATTGTGTAA
- a CDS encoding alkaline phosphatase family protein yields MALRWVGRLIVGLIGLAILFVLVLKVILGPQFQKPVVQLARPRLPYFSHVVVIMMENHGDKILYNNPQAKYINQLMNTWGFDTNYFGVTHVSLPNYVALLSGSTGGTHSDSPLQRFHQMSLPQELNQAKISWQAVMESIPSPGFNGNWYPDHLPKNTAPIVPPPDALYAKKHNPFALFPALNKSRPDHTINLTQFRHELSSGHIAQFTWITPNLCHDMHGQASGPGASCPTSNPTLLIENGNHFLQQLIPEIIHSPGWNSHSVIFLTWDETNDPTNFLSPTDLRAYLAPGPEAPVIPVADIAIGGGKVPLLVLYGRHPHPLRVNLWADHYSVLKTIEDSWDLPYLGHAQDADVPVLTPFFSEKKTSSTR; encoded by the coding sequence ATGGCTTTGCGGTGGGTTGGACGACTCATAGTGGGATTGATTGGACTCGCCATCTTATTTGTTCTCGTGCTTAAAGTCATTCTGGGACCACAATTTCAAAAGCCGGTTGTTCAACTTGCGCGTCCTCGTCTTCCGTACTTTTCGCATGTGGTTGTCATCATGATGGAAAATCATGGCGATAAAATTTTGTACAATAATCCTCAAGCCAAATATATTAATCAATTGATGAACACGTGGGGATTCGATACGAATTATTTTGGGGTAACGCATGTCAGTTTACCGAATTACGTCGCCTTGTTATCAGGCTCTACAGGAGGAACGCACAGCGATAGTCCTCTTCAACGGTTCCATCAAATGAGTTTGCCTCAAGAGTTAAATCAGGCCAAGATTAGCTGGCAAGCCGTTATGGAAAGTATTCCGTCTCCCGGCTTTAATGGGAACTGGTATCCGGATCATTTACCCAAAAATACCGCGCCGATTGTTCCACCTCCCGATGCATTATATGCCAAAAAGCATAATCCGTTTGCCTTATTCCCAGCATTAAACAAAAGCCGGCCAGATCATACCATTAATTTAACTCAGTTTCGTCATGAACTGTCGTCTGGCCATATTGCTCAATTTACATGGATTACACCGAATTTATGCCATGACATGCACGGCCAAGCATCGGGTCCGGGAGCTAGTTGTCCCACGAGCAACCCCACGTTGTTAATCGAAAATGGCAATCACTTTCTACAACAGCTGATTCCTGAGATTATTCATTCACCAGGTTGGAATAGTCACTCGGTAATTTTTCTGACGTGGGATGAGACCAATGATCCCACCAACTTTCTATCGCCAACCGATCTCCGCGCGTATTTGGCTCCTGGTCCTGAGGCCCCGGTGATTCCTGTTGCTGATATTGCTATTGGCGGCGGTAAAGTTCCCTTGTTAGTCCTGTATGGTCGTCATCCTCATCCTTTGCGGGTTAACTTATGGGCTGATCATTACAGCGTGCTCAAGACCATTGAAGATAGCTGGGATCTGCCATATCTCGGGCATGCG